In one window of Solanum pennellii chromosome 2, SPENNV200 DNA:
- the LOC107009451 gene encoding uncharacterized protein At5g65660-like has product MESPQYYAPPQSVDSSRPSLGFPLGTALLLLVIFSLSGVFSCCYHWDKIRALRRRSLADIEAGDDDPSSLKSKHNKMSEKQNQCQSMPAVLMPGDIVPKFIAMPCPCQPPIPEKVVVEEQKPPQPQPPKPVRMVVGLPLY; this is encoded by the exons ATGGAGAGTCCTCAATATTATGCACCACCACAAAGTGTGGACTCCTCTCGTCCATCTCTAGGATTTCCTCTGGGGACTGCGCTTCTCTTGCTTGTCATTTTCAGCTTGAGTGGTGTTTTCTCTTGCTGCTATCATTGGGACAAAATACGAGCCCTAAGACGTCGATCTCTAGCCGATATCGAAGCTGGAGATGATGATCCTTCATCTTTGAAATCCAAACACAACAAAATG AGTGAAAAGCAGAACCAATGCCAAAGTATGCCTGCAGTGTTGATGCCAGGTGATATAGTTCCAAAATTCATAGCAATGCCTTGTCCATGTCAGCCGCCCATACCGGAAAAAGTGGTGGTAGAAGAGCAGAAGCCGCCGCAGCCTCAGCCTCCTAAACCAGTTCGTATGGTAGTGGGATTAcctttgtattaa